In Neisseria perflava, the DNA window GCCGCACTTTCCACCATAACGCTCATGCTTTTATAGCGCGGCTGGCTTCCGCCTGTACGCGGATCAAAAAGATGGGTAAATTTGCCAGCTTCGTCCATTACCGTGCCATAGCCGCCAGATGTAGCAAAGGCTTGGTTTTTCATGGCAATGGTGGTCAGGATTTGGTCTTCTTGGTCGGGATTGCGAATACTGACATTCCACTCGCGCTGGTTGGCATTATCAAAGCCGTAAATTTCCCCCATATCAATCAATGCCTGGGTAACGCCTTGCTGCTTCAACAATTCGGCTACTTTGTCGGTGATATAGCCCTGCGCAATGCCGTTGAGCGACAAGCCCATGCCTTTTTGGGCAAAACGGATTTCTTTGGTATCAAAATCGACTTTGTTAAAATCCACTAATTCGAGCGTTTCTTTAATACTGCGTTCGGATGGCGGCGTTTCAGTTTTGGGGTTTCGTCTGAAGTGGTCGGCATACAGATTCCACAAAGGCTGAATGCTGGGATCAAATGCACCCTGCGTCAGCTGATGGATATCTCGGCTGATACTGAGCAGCTGCAAAAAATCGGATGGCGGATTTTTCAGACGGCCTTCTCGGTTTAAGCGGCTAATCATGCTGTCATCCCGATACAGGCTGAAGATTTTTTCCAATCGTGAAACTTCCGCCAATACTTTGTTGACCAGTATTTCCGCCTGCTTGCGCTCAACGCCGAACAAACGCAACTCCGCACCCGAACCCAACGCAATACCTCTCCAAATAACTGGCTGCTCTTCTTGATTCAGGCTGGCCGGATGAGTCGGCTGATTGGTTCTGCGGCTAATGGCAAAGGGAATGCCGACACCAGCGGCAAGTGTGGCGGCGATGGCAAGGAAACGGCGGCGCGTTAAGGGGGTGGACATAAAGTATTCCTTGGATTTTTATCTTTACATTGAAAGCCGCATTCATTAAATCATCAATCGACAGCTTCCAACATAAAGGCCGTCTGAAACAGTTTCAGACGGCCTTTATTGGTTGTTTTATTTGAAAATGTATTCGTCGGGCATCTCTGCAAAACCGACTACTCTGCCGCCTTTCTCTTTGGCGAATTTTTCAGCCTGAGCCTTGTCGGCAAACGGAAGCGCGTCTTCCGCACCCATGCCGCCGATAAAGCTGCTTTCGATGACGTAATAGGCTTTTTTCGCATCTATCCATTCGGCGTCGGCATTGGGTTTTTCCCAATCTTTGACTTTGCCCATATCGGTAACATAGATAGCATGAATGCCTTTGGGCTCTTCAGGCAGTTTAGTGTAGCCGAACATCTGCTTGATGGTGGAAAACCAAACCGGTTTGTCAGGTTTGCCGTTCAAGAAGATTTGCGCTTTAGGGCCGTTGTGTTCGGTCAAGTTCATGCTGCAGTAATGACCGACTGCACTGTCGCTGATTCGTTGGGGCGTAGGCGGAGGAGTATTTTCCTCTTTGCTACAAGCAGATAAAGCAAGGATGGTGAATGCTGTAAATAATATTTTTCTCATATTTGTCTCTTTCCGAAAATCCAGGCGGCCAAGACCAAGGGAATGATAACCCATAATACCTGCGCCGTCAGCAAAACCGGCATAGTCAGGCTGATTTGATCGCTCAAACCGGCCATCCCTGCGTACATCGCGGTGTTTTCATAACCGGTCAGGTTGAGCAGACGGTAAATGTCGGAAGGATTGAACAAGAGAATGGTTTCTACAACAGGCGCGGTAATAACTTGTTCAGTATCGGCAACCAAAACACCCAAAAGCGCCATATCGAAAATCACCACAAAAAACAGCCATACGCCGATGGCGATACCGGCGGCAGTACCGCGTTCTTTGACTTTTGCGCTAATCAAATAACCCATAGACAAAAAGGCTGCACCAAGAATCACACTGGCAACAATCAGGAGGGCAAAAGGTTTCCATGCGGCAAGGTCAAAGCCGCCGTTGGCAAGCTGGAGGGTAATGCCCGCCAATCCGTAGCCTGCCGTGGTGGCAAGGGCAAGGATGATGAGATGGCCGATAAATTTGCCGGCAAGGATTTGGTTGCGCGAAATCGGATAGCTCAACAACAGCGCCATCGTGCCGCGTTCGATTTCGCCAATCAGCGCATCATAAGAGAGCAACATCGCAATCAGCGGAATCAGGAAAATCGACAGGCTGGAGAGGCTGACAACGGTAACGGTCAACGGATCGACTTTGACTGTACCGGTAGGCGAGCTGCCCAGGAAACCCAATGACAGGGCAAGCGCGGCAAGCAGGAGTGCGGCGGCGAGGACCCAACGGTTGCGCAGGCTGTCGCGGACTTCTTTGCCGGTAATAATCCAAACGGGGTTCATACGTCTTCCCTTTTTAAGAATTGTGCGTACATATCGTCAAGTGTCGGGGTATGGATATCGATATAGGCAAGGTTGCCCAAATCACCCAATTCACTCAAAAGCCCCATACGCTCTTCGGCTTTACATTGCGCTTTATACGACAGCCCGTCTGAAAGCGGCTGCCAACGCTCGCTCAACGGACGCGCTTCTTTCAAACGAACATTGACGGTCAACGGCAAACCACTTTGAACATGCAACTCATCCATGCTGCCATCGGCAACTTTCACACCGTTTTTCATGACGATAATGCGGTCGGCGTGGCCATCGAGTTCGGCAAGCGCGTGCGTGCTGAGCAATACGGTTGCACCGCGTCCATTCAGTTCGCGCACGACTTCGTAAAACATTTGGCGTGAAGCCGGGTCAAGGCCTGTGGTCGGTTCGTCAAACAATAAGACTTTAGGCTCGCCCAACAAGGCTTGTGCCAAAGCGAGACGTTGGCGCATACCTTTGGAGTAAGTGCCGACACGGCGGCGTGCCGCTTGAGAAATGCCGACGCGTTCCAACAACTCACGGTTTTTCCTCAAGGGCTGTTTTTTAAGTTTGGCATAGAAATCCATGGTTTCAATGCCGGTCAATGAAGGATGAAGCGCGACGGTTTCAGGCAGGTAGCCGATTTGGCTGCGAAGCAGTGCGCCTGCCTTACTGCCGGTACGCTCGCCCAGCAACATGACTTCGCCTT includes these proteins:
- a CDS encoding FAD:protein FMN transferase, with protein sequence MSTPLTRRRFLAIAATLAAGVGIPFAISRRTNQPTHPASLNQEEQPVIWRGIALGSGAELRLFGVERKQAEILVNKVLAEVSRLEKIFSLYRDDSMISRLNREGRLKNPPSDFLQLLSISRDIHQLTQGAFDPSIQPLWNLYADHFRRNPKTETPPSERSIKETLELVDFNKVDFDTKEIRFAQKGMGLSLNGIAQGYITDKVAELLKQQGVTQALIDMGEIYGFDNANQREWNVSIRNPDQEDQILTTIAMKNQAFATSGGYGTVMDEAGKFTHLFDPRTGGSQPRYKSMSVMVESAAVADAFSTAFSIMDEAAIRTAAQVKNAQVWLVMTNNELKKIGG
- a CDS encoding nitrous oxide reductase accessory protein NosL, producing the protein MRKILFTAFTILALSACSKEENTPPPTPQRISDSAVGHYCSMNLTEHNGPKAQIFLNGKPDKPVWFSTIKQMFGYTKLPEEPKGIHAIYVTDMGKVKDWEKPNADAEWIDAKKAYYVIESSFIGGMGAEDALPFADKAQAEKFAKEKGGRVVGFAEMPDEYIFK
- a CDS encoding ABC transporter permease, which produces MNPVWIITGKEVRDSLRNRWVLAAALLLAALALSLGFLGSSPTGTVKVDPLTVTVVSLSSLSIFLIPLIAMLLSYDALIGEIERGTMALLLSYPISRNQILAGKFIGHLIILALATTAGYGLAGITLQLANGGFDLAAWKPFALLIVASVILGAAFLSMGYLISAKVKERGTAAGIAIGVWLFFVVIFDMALLGVLVADTEQVITAPVVETILLFNPSDIYRLLNLTGYENTAMYAGMAGLSDQISLTMPVLLTAQVLWVIIPLVLAAWIFGKRQI
- a CDS encoding ABC transporter ATP-binding protein, whose amino-acid sequence is MTNHVELRNVTKQFGSQKAVNQVDLVLKAGESVGMAGHNGAGKSTIMKLILGLITPTEGEVMLLGERTGSKAGALLRSQIGYLPETVALHPSLTGIETMDFYAKLKKQPLRKNRELLERVGISQAARRRVGTYSKGMRQRLALAQALLGEPKVLLFDEPTTGLDPASRQMFYEVVRELNGRGATVLLSTHALAELDGHADRIIVMKNGVKVADGSMDELHVQSGLPLTVNVRLKEARPLSERWQPLSDGLSYKAQCKAEERMGLLSELGDLGNLAYIDIHTPTLDDMYAQFLKREDV